The genomic stretch CGATTTGGAACTCATTTATGCCAAACTTTGTGTGAACAGCACAGGTTCCTCGGAGGATATTTTCAGTGTTCAAAAGCATATTAAGCCAATTTTACTCAGTGAGCGAAGTAAGTCTCTTTTAATCTCTTTGCTAAAAGTGCTTAGAAAACACTCTTATCTGTTAAGAGACCATCCGCAACTTTGGTTCCAAAGTTTGATCAATGAAGGACCTCCTGAGCTATCATCTGAAGCTGCAATCATCCTCGAAAACAGGCTTCCCACGGTGCCGTACATGAAATACTTAGACAATCAAGAAGAAAATGGAGCGATTAAAGCGCGATTTTACTGTTCAGATACGGTGGCTTGTTTCGACGTTTCACCTGAACTGGACTACATGGTGTGCGAATGCCGCGATGGAACGATCCACTTGTGGTCTCTCGAGACTGCTAACTTGGAATGGAGTCGACCTTCCTTAATTAACAGAGAGTTTCCATATGTGTATCCTGATGGAGGCGCGTATCGTAAGATAGATGATATTTTGACTTTTTACCGTTCTGTGGTTTTTCATCCACGTGGTAAGTCAGTCCTACCGGGGACCCTCAGAAGTGTTTACACTCTCGAAGGAGACTGCATTTCCTTTTATCCTAATAGTAACTGCACATTTTCACATTGTGCTTTTCCTACAGACAAACGAACCATTTTAACAGACTGTTTTGATAATCCAAAAGAAGTTGTCTTGTGGAGTATGGAATCTGGTGAAGAGCTAAGGCGAATAACTTGGAATGATGTTATTACATCTTTTGCGGTTTCCAACGATGGTTCAGAAATTGCTTTTGCCGACGTGACTGGTTCTATCTACCTTGATGTGTCTACAGAACCAAAACACTTGTTCAAGTGCGGCGTGGCACGTGGTATGATGCACTTCACAAAAGACAACAAGGCCCTGGTCTGTGGCGACCTGCCTTATAAGATAGACAACCTCGGATGTGGTCGGTTTGGTTGGGTGTGCGTCGGTAGCCCGCAGTTTATCGTTTGTCCCTCTCTATTTCAACATGACTTCGTCTTGTGGCCCATTGAACCAAAGACTCGGGAAATAGAATATAGTTTTGATGACGGTTTACTGTTGGGCCTGGTGAAAAATGTGCGCAGTGTCTTTTCATCGTTAGATACAGGATTCTACAAGTGGCTTGATAATGGAACAGCACTGGTTGGTAGCCCATCGTTTAAGTACGTCGCGGCAATTCATGTTGACTCGCTAATTGAAGAGAATTGGCCTTTCACCAGACAAGTGGTCAAAGAAGTTGTATTTTCTTCTGAAGGAGATGTCGTTTATTCCATTTCCTCAAAAGATAAAAGTTATGATGCCATTGCGGTTCTAGTGACCGTACTCCGAATGTCAAGTCAAGAAATCTTGtttaaaaagtctttcactTGCCCATCACTGTCGCTTGTCCCCGTGAAGGAAGGTGTTGTACTATGTTTGAAGGATAAAGTACCAGAGCTTTGGAATTTTGAGCTGACCGAGTGCATTCGACAAATTCCCAAACTAAAGGGAACTAAAAAGCTTATTCGTTTATCagatgaactgatagcctgtgaaTGGTATGGTCGTACATTAACACCTGAAGAATTATCGGATTTTGGTTATCCAGCAGAGACAGATAATTCCCTGGAACTTCATGCAGAAGATGACTTAATGGAAGATGACGATTTTGTAGAATTCAGGGATTTATTTATCAAAAGACTGAATACTTCATTCCTTTACATCGTCAATGTTACCAGTGGAGAGTGTGTTTCATCTACATGTATCAAGACAAGGGCAAGTTATGACCACCTTGTATTTGTTTCATGCAACAGTCAGAACCTGCTGTTAGTCTGCACAATGGATGAATTAGACTTTTTGGAGGGGGATGAGTTAACTGTTACTTTAGGAAAGAACAACTCCTTTTCCTGTgtatggaaaagaaaagaagcgcGATACGGCATTCGTTCCTTTACGCCATATTTCATGTTCTCCCCTGAAGAAGAATTTGTAGTGACGTGGGCTTCCTTCAGTTCAGGCCATAGAGTACACATTCTTGATGCAAAAACTGGAGAGACACAGCGCACTTTGCTCGAAGACCAAGATGACATTGTTGATTGTAAGTTCGTTGTTAATGGCGAGTCTCTGGTTTGCTGCAGTGAGGACAATTTCCTCCGATTGTTTGACATCAGATCTGGTGTTCTACTTAGCGTGCTAGACGTTGAAGAGCAACCCTGCTGTTTAGGAGCCTGTTTGGACAAGCCTCTTGTCGCCATTGGCTTATGGGGCGGCAGATTGAAATTCATTCATATCAAGTTGCCAAGTGACCAGGACGCTGAAGGGAAGAAAGGTGAGAATTAATGGATTAATGCAACTGTTTTAAGTGATTTCCTTCGGCTAGCTGCATCACGCATGGCTGTGATAGTATGCCGCTATTAATAGCAACAGTACACGGAAGTGCAGTGAGAAATAAAGTTTTGACACCATCTTTgtacaatagacctctttcataatggcggccaaataaaatattattttgttttaatgctaataagccctactagcCTCgatacgacgagcaaatttcaaaagaatatttgtttcaaaacgagggcagtaggtctaattaacataaatacaaaagaatataaggtaggtcgccatttatgaaactgGTCTATATTTATGCGGTTATACAGGACAccaaaaaagtgttttgaatacaccaatttcaatatattaaaattcagccttACACAATTGACCTCAGCACGAGGCTCTGGAGAATAATCTCACAAACTCTGTAGTTCTTTTCCAGATCCTCGTACTGAGGTCTATTGTTTTTGGCTGAATTTTAAGATATCGAAATTGGTCAGTTGAAGTAGTAACAGTAATCCTCCGTCCATGGGAATTTTCCCCTACTTTGTCTACTATTTAATGTTCATCCTGTGTCCAATCTTCTTCTATATGTGGCTTGGGTTATTTTTAACTGTTCCCTTTCCTTTACGTTAGTATCCCACTGAGTTAGATACAATTCACGGCCCATTTTGCTTCTTCAAGAGGGTTGATAAGAAAGCGTTTTAGTTCATGAATTTGTctgaaattttgctttttaacGTTTGTGAGAGTTAACATTATCAAGTAAACTCAAAACTCCAACATATGAATGTAAAGTACTAAAGCACTTCTCAGTGATTGCCAAGGAATACCTCTTAAGACTGCTAATTCGGTTTAAACTTAGAATTAAGGCCTAGAATTAAAAACTCTCTGAAGGCAGGTGACAAGAATGGTGTAGATTTTACCCACTTACTTCAGCCTGTCATTTAATCCTGTATATTTTTGTCTTCGCTTTTCAGCTGTGCTTCCGTCAGTACATTTAAGTTTTGTTACCGCACTCTCTTGAACAGAAATTGGATGAGCGTAATCACACcgcccaaataaatatttttgaacTTGAGCAATCGATGAATTCGTCATCAATTTTAGGTGTTTAGCAGCTTCGGTGCCACTCGCATACATGTCTCTATCTTTTGCAGGTTTCCGTGACAAACAGAAGTGAATTACACATGGATGGTATTCTCGATGTTGTCAGTTACTGGAACGTGTGAAAGCAGATTTCAGAGCGCGGCGGAGTCCACCAGCGTGGGATTAGTTTTGATCCAAGTTGAGTACCAGTTACTCTGAACATTTCAGATGGGAATATGTAAAGTAACTTTATAATTTTATGAGGGAATTAATTTCACATTAAACACTATTTATGTTCATATCTAAGAGGTAAAGCTATGTTAGAGTGATTCCTAAGGGATTCCGTGTACtactattatcatcattattattactgtcattattattattattattattattattattattattattattattattattattattacattttgccattttacaataaatttacattaaataattaaagttAAGATAAGAACTATGGCGAGGAAACCTCAAGAAACCAGGAGGCTTATACGAGGTTAGGTTTCCTCCCaaaacagaaataattaaataacacAAACATAGTGGAGCAAGACGTTCAGTTAGGTGTAACACAGGAGTAGGAACGAAGACTAAGGAAGGAATTAAAGGACATTAGCGTTGGggtatttttaatttcataactAAGGGTATTGAAAAATTTGGGGCCTTGAAAAGAGATAGAAAACTGCCTTATGTTAGTCCTGCAAAGAGACAGCGGAAAAAAAGAAGCGTGTCTTGTGTTGTAACTATATAATACTATTATTAACAGAGAAAAAAGAGTCAAATTTAGGAGGGAGATTACCAATAGTAAAAGAATACATAAATTTACCTAGTTGTAATAAGTAGATACTGgttattttgagaaatttaaattctttaaaaattgGATCAGTGTGAGCATCACAACCGGACCTGCTTACTATCCGTATCGCCCGTTTTTGTAATATTGTTAACCTTTTCAGGTTACTTTTGTAAGTGGATCCCCAAactaaattacaataataaagaTACGGAAGAACCATAGAATTATATAAAGTACGTAACGAGGTTTTAGAAAGGAAATAACTGGATCTATAAATTATGCCAATAGATTTAGATATTTTATGTGCAACAAGCGATATATGGGACTTCCAGGAAAGACAATTATTCAGTACAACACCAAGGAAGAGGGTCTCTGAGACTTGGGTTAACGCTTCCCTATTAatggaaatgtcaaaatcataGCGGAGTCTTTTTTGTCGAGGTCTAAACACCAgaaatttagtttttgttatATTAAGGGAAAGTTTATTTGCAGCAAACCGGGCTGAGAGCTTATTGAGTTCATTGTTTAAGATATTGTTCAAAGTAACCGGGtccttttcagaaataaataagttGGTGTCATCGGCAAATAAAATGGATTCTAGGCCAGAAGCGTCACAAAGGTCATTGACGTATATGATGAAAAATAGAGGGCCAAGAATTgaaccttgtgggacaccacagAGTATTACCTCAGGGAGCGATCTATGGCCGTTATATTCCACAAATTGTGATCTTTGATAAAAATAGCTTTTGACCCAATCCAACGCTAGGCCTCGGATCCCATAGTGTTGTAACTTGTCAAAAAGAATGTTATGATTCACggtatcaaatgctttagacAAATCAATAAATTCTCCTGCTGCAAAAACAGATGCCTATCCAAGATCTTAACCTCATAATCAAGAAGTCTAATGCAAGCTACCATTCAGAACTTGACGGTCAAGCTTAACAACATTTCATCTCTCATGTCCCAAGCTTGCAGTCGACTTCGGGAACCATGCACAGAAGCCCAATACCATCGAGTGAGTACTTTAATATCAGAAATGAATTCTCAGTTCTACCATGAGATTAAAGCTGTTAAAGGAGCAAAATTTGCTACTCTTCTTGATAAGGCGCCTTCCCACCATAGTACCATTAATCAAGCATCTGTACAACATAAACGTACAGTCGTCACAATCCCTGTTGATCTTCCTCTCACCGACGCGGAGAACTCCGTTCTAAGCGAAGGGCTTCCTTTCGTTCTTTCCTGTAAACAGCAAAACTGACGAGTACCAAGTTAAAGCTGATTGTGAGCGGTATTTTCGCCGCTTACGTCTCAAGGCTTATTTCCATGAGCGCGAAGACGCATCCATGACGCCTGATAATGATCCT from Montipora capricornis isolate CH-2021 chromosome 12, ASM3666992v2, whole genome shotgun sequence encodes the following:
- the LOC138025924 gene encoding uncharacterized protein, encoding MAAPAPSPLASSTEKTNGAKLRRLLIDGGTTILRNIFDKYHPPASLAADLKVNYSTLYNLLRKRVIRQAQWDQLFPPSGTKPDSNSFDITLLFLLLNTICGLSPPPSGWHTRPPPSDTTLEANLARIKIFRNELYGHVSSTGVDTPTFKTLWQEITAVLISLGLDQAEIDRLQAERCGEDDHINVLTDWADSEQKIKSELKEVKRDVKEVLQTQLEDRKTQQESSSRLEQVHEIVNKTHRAINEVLKNHSEDHSSLHDTISKLDEIHQIENETLDAIKEVRQTKLEDHKTLQDAVSKLEGISQGLESLSKKREMDRADELLRNLAKSEFKGDIEYHAQRFQDGTREWIFKRVDDWLDDRTSQNRAMVISGNAGMGKSVISAVTCKRMQEAGRLSGSHFCQHKNVRYRSPQLMLQSLASHLSHTLPEYKKSLVEQLSRNLGPVELNSMGVEELFALLLKEPLNNVKDPGRNILMVIDGLDESEYQGRNELLDVIANQFSKLPQWIRFFLTTRSEINIADSLKHLQPLHLDENQEENLKDIRLFFEMQLSPKIAVEQKDVLLTKLVEKSEGVFLYAFFLIDHIQVNFPLLTPEQVESSLPLGISSVYLSHFKRLENELRKELKMDEDQVLRFLCAFTASREPLPVAFVSRLLNPNGRSLSAQRRINKAIACISSLLPVRDECLHFFHKSIKDWLTNTSCYGQHDFTVDEKEGHEILFNLCRNELDNIKRRGVHKSPFSDTERYALQHGVQHMIELRGSGESPRPCDVEDLVNTYVTDLELIYAKLCVNSTGSSEDIFSVQKHIKPILLSERSKSLLISLLKVLRKHSYLLRDHPQLWFQSLINEGPPELSSEAAIILENRLPTVPYMKYLDNQEENGAIKARFYCSDTVACFDVSPELDYMVCECRDGTIHLWSLETANLEWSRPSLINREFPYVYPDGGAYRKIDDILTFYRSVVFHPRGKSVLPGTLRSVYTLEGDCISFYPNSNCTFSHCAFPTDKRTILTDCFDNPKEVVLWSMESGEELRRITWNDVITSFAVSNDGSEIAFADVTGSIYLDVSTEPKHLFKCGVARGMMHFTKDNKALVCGDLPYKIDNLGCGRFGWVCVGSPQFIVCPSLFQHDFVLWPIEPKTREIEYSFDDGLLLGLVKNVRSVFSSLDTGFYKWLDNGTALVGSPSFKYVAAIHVDSLIEENWPFTRQVVKEVVFSSEGDVVYSISSKDKSYDAIAVLVTVLRMSSQEILFKKSFTCPSLSLVPVKEGVVLCLKDKVPELWNFELTECIRQIPKLKGTKKLIRLSDELIACEWYGRTLTPEELSDFGYPAETDNSLELHAEDDLMEDDDFVEFRDLFIKRLNTSFLYIVNVTSGECVSSTCIKTRASYDHLVFVSCNSQNLLLVCTMDELDFLEGDELTVTLGKNNSFSCVWKRKEARYGIRSFTPYFMFSPEEEFVVTWASFSSGHRVHILDAKTGETQRTLLEDQDDIVDCKFVVNGESLVCCSEDNFLRLFDIRSGVLLSVLDVEEQPCCLGACLDKPLVAIGLWGGRLKFIHIKLPSDQDAEGKKGFRDKQK